ATTCGCGCCCGCCGTTGCCACGATGCCAGGACCCGAACGGAGTGATGCATTCAATCAGCGCCGCGTCATTGCTGGGCTCGGATTCGCCCGTCAGAACGCGGGAATAGTCGCTACCTTCCACACCTTCGGGAATTGGGAGGCTGCTGAGTCCGAGGAGTGTAGGCATGATATCCGGCGAGCCGATCGGCATATCGATTTCCCGCCCGTCGCAGCGGGCTGGATAACGCACCAACAATGGGACTCGAGTCGATTCGTCGTATGGCTGCTGTTTGCGTTGTTCGCTGTGCGAATAGAGCATATCGCCATGGTCGGAGGTGAAAACGAGGATCGTGTTGTCGCGAATACCCGCCTCATCAAGTGTCGCCATTAGATCGCCGAGGCATTCGTCGAGCGCGATAATATGGGCGTAGTAGCCCGCGAGATCTTTGCGCGCTCTTTTTGCATTTGCGGCGGGGACATTGGGGCGAAGTTGAATCTTCGACACCGGAAACTGCTTTTTATATTTAGCGGGCGCGGTGTTGTACGGGTCGTGCGGCGCCCCCCAAGAGAGAACGGCCATAAACGGCTTTTGGGTTTGAGCGTGCTCGATAATATAGCGCTGCATGTCGCGGGTCTGCGCGATGGCGTCGTAACCCTCCCATTTTTTCTTTTTGAGATCGTTCCCTGCGTAGTAGGCGGAGTTGTTGTTGTAGTTGTGCGTGCATTCGAGCACTTTCCAGTAATCAAAACCGTGCCGCCGCTCTTCAGGAATATAAGCCGAGCGTCCGTGCCCGTCGATGTGCCATTTACCGACATAGGCGGTGTCATAGCCCGCCGCTTTATAGACTTTGCCGATGGTTGTGAGCTCCGGATTAAGCGGCGCGTCGTTCATGAAAAGGCCATGAGACAGC
The nucleotide sequence above comes from Coraliomargarita algicola. Encoded proteins:
- a CDS encoding sulfatase — protein: MMLKLFEIRLHVAAAVITLASLCSAVAEQRPNLLFVFADQWRGQATGYAGDPNLLGKTPHLDRLAKEGVNLVNAVSTMPVCTPYRASLLTGQYALSHGLFMNDAPLNPELTTIGKVYKAAGYDTAYVGKWHIDGHGRSAYIPEERRHGFDYWKVLECTHNYNNNSAYYAGNDLKKKKWEGYDAIAQTRDMQRYIIEHAQTQKPFMAVLSWGAPHDPYNTAPAKYKKQFPVSKIQLRPNVPAANAKRARKDLAGYYAHIIALDECLGDLMATLDEAGIRDNTILVFTSDHGDMLYSHSEQRKQQPYDESTRVPLLVRYPARCDGREIDMPIGSPDIMPTLLGLSSLPIPEGVEGSDYSRVLTGESEPSNDAALIECITPFGSWHRGNGGREYRGLRTRQYTYARDLKGPWLLFDNKKDPYQTTNLVDSPDAEPVLKKLDAMLTQKLAERSDEFMPGEAYIKKWGYKVDGRGTIPYIK